In the Geobacter sp. FeAm09 genome, one interval contains:
- a CDS encoding hypoxanthine-guanine phosphoribosyltransferase, producing MTVDEANRVLTEADLLVGEAGVAAAIGRLAGEITEQLNEANPVLLCVMNGGLIFAGQLATRLVFPLEIDYCHATRYGQETTGAGLNWIVRPRQELRGRTVLLLDDILDEGITLAAIADYCREQGAARVLMAVLVDKRHDRKVSPDFRADFTGIETADRFLFGYGLDYKGYWRNAPGIYAVKGL from the coding sequence ATGACGGTAGATGAAGCGAATCGGGTGTTGACGGAGGCCGACCTGCTGGTCGGGGAGGCGGGGGTGGCTGCGGCCATCGGGCGTCTGGCAGGCGAGATTACGGAACAGCTCAACGAGGCAAACCCGGTGCTGCTCTGTGTCATGAACGGCGGTTTGATCTTTGCCGGACAACTGGCGACCAGACTGGTGTTCCCCCTGGAGATAGACTATTGCCACGCCACCCGCTACGGCCAGGAGACGACGGGAGCGGGACTGAACTGGATCGTCCGGCCACGGCAGGAGTTGCGGGGGAGAACGGTGCTGCTCCTGGACGATATCCTGGACGAAGGGATTACCCTGGCCGCCATTGCCGACTATTGCCGCGAGCAGGGGGCGGCCCGGGTGCTGATGGCGGTTCTGGTGGACAAACGCCACGACCGCAAGGTCTCCCCCGATTTCCGGGCCGATTTCACCGGTATCGAGACCGCGGACCGCTTCCTGTTCGGCTACGGCCTGGACTATAAAGGGTATTGGCGCAATGCGCCGGGAATCTATGCGGTGAAGGGATTGTAA